The following are encoded together in the uncultured Desulfobacter sp. genome:
- a CDS encoding MASE3 domain-containing protein, translating into MPDILIVEYEILIAEEIKDCLLRHGFGVTELAVKEPDAVVMDIKLPGEPDGIATAEKIYTQWHIPCIFFIAWNARGIIVNHYFLFVGICHFFIALVFVFHTLSYKGMNIFVGHGTNLPTQFWILGGYFQCFTFL; encoded by the coding sequence ATGCCTGATATTTTAATTGTGGAATATGAGATTCTCATCGCCGAAGAGATAAAGGACTGCCTTTTACGGCATGGTTTCGGTGTCACCGAACTTGCGGTAAAAGAGCCTGATGCCGTTGTCATGGACATAAAACTTCCAGGAGAACCGGACGGTATCGCCACTGCAGAAAAGATTTATACACAATGGCACATCCCCTGTATTTTTTTTATTGCCTGGAACGCCAGAGGCATTATAGTCAATCACTATTTTCTTTTTGTGGGGATCTGCCATTTTTTTATCGCACTGGTATTTGTTTTTCATACCTTGTCATACAAGGGAATGAACATTTTTGTCGGACACGGTACCAATCTGCCGACTCAGTTTTGGATACTGGGCGGCTATTTTCAATGCTTCACTTTTCTTTAG
- a CDS encoding pyruvate, water dikinase regulatory protein gives MKDMLESCKFQMIYIASCGEGVNAFHLVESTLVQFPDSDITVVKVPRIRTESQVDDLIDKVKDIESIIVHTIVDSNLRRYLTRKGMENQIVTIDLMGPIISKIETFLDRKPLETPGLYREIHLVNLEQVSAIDFALAHDDGLNPETIGAAEIVLIGLSRAGKTPLSMYMSVLGWKVANIPFVPGVPMPQTLELVDRRRVFALNINQEQLQAHRRMRQETLGAKDIYAYSGKDEIEKEIEHAQRYFITKGYSMVNVSNKPIETSAEEIIEMITRRFKANAHIRDFIQDQSTPQSDFN, from the coding sequence ATGAAAGACATGCTTGAATCATGCAAATTTCAGATGATATACATCGCCTCCTGCGGTGAGGGGGTTAATGCGTTTCATCTCGTGGAATCCACCCTTGTACAATTTCCTGATTCCGATATTACAGTTGTAAAAGTCCCCAGAATACGTACGGAAAGCCAGGTTGACGATCTTATTGATAAGGTTAAGGATATCGAGAGTATTATTGTTCATACCATTGTTGATTCAAATCTGCGTAGGTACCTTACGCGCAAGGGCATGGAAAACCAAATTGTTACCATTGATCTGATGGGGCCTATTATTTCAAAAATAGAAACGTTTCTTGACCGCAAGCCTTTGGAAACCCCGGGACTTTACAGGGAGATTCATTTGGTAAATTTAGAACAGGTGTCTGCCATTGATTTTGCTTTGGCCCACGATGACGGTTTGAATCCGGAAACCATCGGGGCAGCCGAAATTGTATTGATCGGGTTGTCCAGGGCGGGGAAAACGCCTTTATCTATGTATATGAGCGTTTTGGGATGGAAAGTGGCCAATATTCCCTTTGTCCCGGGGGTTCCCATGCCCCAGACCTTGGAACTTGTGGACCGGCGCCGGGTGTTCGCACTGAACATCAACCAGGAACAGCTTCAGGCGCACAGGAGAATGCGTCAGGAAACCTTGGGGGCAAAAGATATCTACGCCTATTCCGGAAAGGATGAAATTGAAAAAGAGATCGAACATGCCCAGAGATATTTTATTACCAAAGGCTATTCTATGGTCAATGTGAGCAATAAACCCATAGAGACCAGTGCCGAGGAGATTATTGAAATGATTACGCGCAGGTTCAAGGCCAATGCCCATATAAGGGACTTTATCCAGGATCAGAGCACCCCCCAAAGTGATTTTAATTAA
- a CDS encoding peptide chain release factor-like protein has protein sequence MTGPNIDKIRALEKKMNSLGIYKKDILEKFIKSSGRGGQKVNKSSSAVFLTHLPTQVTVKVGKYRSQHLNRFMALRSLVEKIEQRKSGIPDATAQKLARLKKQKQRRRKKALSKVQDRNAT, from the coding sequence ATGACCGGTCCCAATATAGATAAAATAAGAGCCCTTGAAAAGAAAATGAATTCTCTGGGCATTTACAAAAAAGATATCCTGGAAAAGTTTATAAAATCCTCTGGCCGTGGTGGCCAAAAGGTTAATAAGTCCTCCTCTGCCGTATTTTTAACCCATCTTCCCACCCAAGTAACTGTAAAAGTTGGGAAATATAGATCTCAGCATTTGAATCGGTTCATGGCCCTGAGATCCCTGGTGGAAAAAATTGAACAGCGCAAATCCGGGATACCTGATGCCACAGCGCAAAAATTAGCCCGGTTAAAAAAACAGAAGCAGCGGCGAAGAAAAAAGGCGCTTAGCAAAGTGCAGGATCGTAATGCGACGTGA
- the pilB gene encoding type IV-A pilus assembly ATPase PilB, whose amino-acid sequence MAASTAQKSGSSLKSTIKDQSGAGKVKIGEILSKEGQITSIMLNEALSVQKKTNERLSGILLQRGYIDPDTIVNVLGRLYNYKVVSFSEIKPDPEALKLLPYDEAKKHLVFPLKLAGDDLHVCMSEPTDTDSVADLGKNTRKNIRAFVSTENDIIQAYRDFYKISDEEYKSFLHFEDEAEDDEPVTSVDDFGSLVSEAAEELEVAAVDTDAGTDEFMASDAPIIKLVNGILTKAINDGVSDIHIEPFEKTFQVRYRLDGGMYKAMNLPLSIKNAVISRIKILASLDIAERRIPQDGRIKLRLGKKKSVDFRVSTLPTLFGESIVMRILDQSALSVDLTRLGFESGTFDMLKRCISRPYGLLLVTGPTGSGKTTTLYSILNRLNKDDIKILTAEDPVEFNFKGINQVPVKDEVGMTFAAALKAFLRQDPDIIMVGEIRDIDTAEIAIKAAMTGHLVFATLHTNDCPSTIGRLVDIGIPPYMLASSVTMVLSQRLGRRLCPDCKQVVTGHNPEDLELHGFHKNEIPDLTIYGPRGCPNCNGTGYKGRVGLYELMEVTDEVAKAISAEVAEDQLRKVAIAEGMVTLRDSGLVKVKSAETSLDEVLKKTVITKEALPAYLVNPDIEQYEDKDVIIREGNTDIDFFKLVQGAVYVVKGGKMIAEITQPGEYFGEMAAITGTPRSASIVSKGRSKIKRFPGDKLSEIIEKYPDVAKHLFTVLADRLNETDRKLVSLYNQIKKSKVSNS is encoded by the coding sequence ATGGCCGCCAGCACAGCTCAAAAATCCGGATCCAGCCTTAAATCCACTATTAAAGATCAATCTGGTGCCGGTAAAGTTAAAATCGGTGAAATCCTTTCCAAAGAAGGACAGATTACTTCCATTATGCTCAACGAAGCCCTCTCGGTCCAGAAAAAGACCAATGAGCGGCTTTCGGGTATTCTGCTCCAGAGAGGCTATATTGATCCGGATACCATCGTCAATGTGCTGGGACGATTATACAACTACAAAGTTGTCTCTTTTTCTGAAATAAAGCCGGATCCCGAGGCGCTGAAGCTTCTGCCCTATGATGAAGCCAAAAAACATTTGGTTTTTCCTCTGAAGCTGGCCGGAGACGACCTGCACGTCTGTATGTCGGAACCCACGGATACGGATTCGGTTGCAGATCTTGGAAAGAATACGCGCAAAAATATCCGGGCTTTTGTGTCCACTGAAAATGATATCATACAGGCCTATCGTGATTTTTATAAAATTTCCGATGAAGAGTATAAGAGCTTTCTTCATTTTGAGGATGAGGCAGAAGATGATGAACCGGTAACCTCTGTTGATGATTTTGGTTCCCTGGTGTCCGAGGCTGCCGAAGAGCTTGAGGTGGCTGCCGTCGATACGGATGCAGGTACGGATGAGTTTATGGCTTCGGATGCCCCCATCATCAAACTGGTAAACGGTATCCTGACTAAAGCAATCAATGACGGCGTGTCGGATATACACATCGAACCCTTTGAAAAAACATTCCAGGTGCGCTACCGCCTGGACGGCGGCATGTACAAGGCCATGAACCTGCCGCTGTCTATTAAAAATGCCGTAATTTCAAGGATAAAGATTCTGGCCTCCCTGGATATTGCCGAACGTAGGATACCCCAGGATGGTCGAATCAAACTCCGGCTAGGCAAGAAAAAGTCCGTTGACTTTCGTGTGTCCACCCTGCCTACCCTGTTTGGCGAAAGCATTGTTATGCGTATCCTGGACCAGAGCGCATTGAGTGTTGATTTGACTCGTTTAGGTTTTGAATCCGGCACCTTTGACATGCTCAAACGCTGTATTTCAAGACCCTATGGCCTGCTGCTGGTGACCGGCCCCACAGGTTCAGGTAAAACCACGACATTGTATTCCATTCTCAATCGTTTGAACAAGGATGATATCAAGATCCTGACCGCTGAAGATCCGGTTGAATTCAACTTTAAAGGGATCAACCAGGTGCCGGTAAAAGATGAGGTCGGCATGACCTTTGCCGCTGCCCTGAAAGCCTTTCTCAGGCAGGACCCGGATATTATCATGGTGGGCGAGATTCGTGATATTGATACTGCTGAGATTGCCATTAAAGCAGCCATGACAGGCCATCTTGTGTTTGCCACCCTGCATACCAATGACTGTCCGTCCACCATTGGCCGGCTTGTGGATATCGGTATTCCGCCCTATATGCTTGCCTCCTCGGTTACCATGGTTCTGTCCCAGCGTCTTGGACGCAGGCTTTGCCCGGATTGCAAGCAGGTGGTCACCGGGCACAATCCCGAAGATCTGGAACTGCACGGTTTCCATAAGAATGAAATTCCTGATTTGACCATTTATGGTCCTAGAGGCTGCCCTAACTGCAATGGTACCGGATACAAGGGTCGGGTCGGGCTTTATGAACTCATGGAAGTTACCGATGAGGTCGCCAAGGCCATCTCTGCAGAAGTGGCCGAAGATCAGTTGCGCAAGGTGGCGATCGCCGAAGGCATGGTTACCTTGAGAGATTCAGGCCTTGTCAAGGTAAAATCCGCAGAGACATCCCTGGACGAAGTATTAAAGAAAACCGTTATCACAAAAGAGGCGCTGCCCGCCTATCTGGTGAATCCCGACATTGAACAATACGAGGACAAGGATGTCATCATCCGTGAAGGCAACACGGATATTGACTTTTTCAAGCTTGTTCAAGGCGCCGTTTATGTGGTCAAGGGCGGTAAGATGATTGCAGAAATTACCCAGCCCGGAGAGTATTTCGGCGAAATGGCTGCCATCACCGGCACCCCAAGGTCTGCGTCCATTGTTTCAAAGGGTCGCTCCAAGATCAAACGGTTCCCGGGAGATAAATTGAGTGAAATTATAGAGAAATATCCTGATGTGGCCAAACATCTGTTCACCGTTCTTGCTGATCGCCTGAACGAAACAGATCGCAAGCTTGTTTCTCTTTACAACCAGATTAAAAAAAGTAAAGTCAGCAACAGCTAA
- a CDS encoding iron dependent repressor, metal binding and dimerization domain protein, protein MMMLAALFGVTSVVGGLYLCVWLDSAGGGAIMLFCTLQFLVVLTVAPKYGLLARWMRLRNLVPQQIVEDVLTTVLRNGKTAPPDLIRKYAGEGKGLGKALRRMVQDGLLRHEEQNYSLTDKGEKEASTVLRAHRLWETYLKSIGTPEKEVHSTAHQLEHLDQAQTMAYLNKKLGTPKTDPHGKIIPG, encoded by the coding sequence ATGATGATGCTGGCAGCCCTGTTCGGGGTAACCTCAGTTGTCGGGGGATTATATCTCTGTGTTTGGTTAGACTCGGCCGGCGGCGGTGCCATCATGCTTTTTTGCACCCTGCAGTTTCTGGTGGTTTTAACGGTTGCACCCAAATACGGCCTGCTGGCCAGATGGATGCGATTGAGAAATCTTGTGCCCCAACAGATTGTGGAAGATGTCCTGACGACGGTGCTCAGGAACGGAAAAACCGCCCCCCCAGATCTTATCCGAAAATATGCCGGTGAAGGCAAAGGTTTAGGCAAAGCCCTTCGACGGATGGTTCAGGACGGTTTGTTGCGGCATGAGGAGCAGAACTATTCTTTGACAGACAAAGGAGAAAAAGAGGCCAGTACCGTATTGAGGGCGCATCGCCTCTGGGAGACGTATCTGAAGAGCATCGGCACCCCGGAAAAAGAGGTTCACTCCACAGCTCATCAGCTGGAGCATTTAGATCAGGCACAGACCATGGCTTACCTGAATAAAAAATTAGGCACCCCCAAAACAGATCCCCATGGTAAAATTATCCCGGGCTGA
- the ppdK gene encoding pyruvate, phosphate dikinase: MTKYIYEFGPDKTDGDASQKNLLGGKGANLAEMAKLKLPVPPGFTISTECCNHYFDLNGRFPDTLEGDILKAMANIESHTGMIFGDPENPLLVSCRSGARSSMPGMMETILNVGLCSATIPGLIKKTNNEWFVYDAYRRLIMMYSDVVMEKAEQISPRDGMGIRLNLEMMMNNLKNDKGYDNDTDISTEDLKALCERFKKKIREDLGADFPDDPKAQLMGSIGAVFKSWNGKRAVSYRRIEHIPDSWGTAVNVQTMVFGNMGDTSATGVAFTRDPATGDNKFYGEWLVNAQGEDVVAGTRTPNPLNNDTKNAQNKHLASLEESMPELYKQLFEIRNLLEAHYKDMQDIEFTIQEGRLYMLQCRVGKRTATAALNMAMDMLEEGTIDEKTMVCRLDPKILDDMLHPIVDPEAEKTAVKIAEGLPAGPGGAWGQIVFTADDAVQWAKLDKKVILVREETNPEDIEGMRAAVAILTARGGMTSHAALVARGWGKCCIVGAGALKINFDTKELRVGTRVFQEGDIFTLNGTKGMVYQDQLKMKDASENVRFKKFMEIADKYRAMQVRTNADTPADAMTALDFGAQGIGLFRTEHMFYGANSDEPLFLLRKMILSKTYEERAAALEELFSFVKEEIKSTLEVMDNLPVTLRLLDPPLHEFVPQSRENQQEIADALHIDIEEVFKRSEQLLESNPMIGHRGVRLGITYPEISQMQVKAIFEASAELIKAGKNPMPEIMVPVTCNEKELAFVQEIVSKCYNEALETYEIDTIPYLYGTMIEIPRAALIADKMAEYAQFFSFGTNDLTQMTFGFSRDDIGSFMNDYIDNAILSSDPFETLDQEAVGGLVTTAVELGRRTRPDIKLGICGEHGGDPESVIFCHKAGLSYVSCSPYRIPIARLAAAQAAIMYPDCR; the protein is encoded by the coding sequence ATGACCAAATACATCTATGAGTTCGGCCCTGATAAAACTGACGGGGATGCAAGTCAAAAAAATCTTTTAGGCGGGAAAGGCGCCAACCTAGCAGAAATGGCAAAGTTAAAACTGCCTGTTCCGCCGGGGTTTACCATATCAACGGAATGCTGTAATCACTATTTTGATTTAAACGGACGCTTTCCTGATACCCTTGAAGGCGATATCCTCAAAGCCATGGCCAATATCGAATCCCATACAGGCATGATTTTTGGTGATCCCGAAAATCCATTACTTGTATCTTGCCGGTCTGGTGCAAGAAGCTCGATGCCCGGAATGATGGAGACCATACTCAATGTCGGCCTATGTTCGGCCACAATCCCGGGATTGATCAAAAAAACCAATAACGAATGGTTTGTCTATGATGCCTACCGCCGGCTGATCATGATGTATTCAGATGTGGTCATGGAAAAGGCCGAACAGATCAGTCCCAGGGACGGCATGGGTATTCGTCTGAATCTGGAAATGATGATGAATAACCTGAAAAACGACAAGGGCTATGACAATGATACCGACATTTCAACCGAAGATTTAAAGGCCCTTTGCGAACGCTTTAAGAAAAAAATCCGGGAGGATCTGGGTGCTGATTTTCCTGATGATCCCAAAGCTCAGCTCATGGGATCCATTGGCGCCGTCTTTAAAAGTTGGAACGGAAAACGGGCAGTATCCTACCGCCGCATTGAACATATTCCAGACAGTTGGGGAACGGCCGTCAATGTCCAGACTATGGTTTTCGGTAACATGGGCGATACATCCGCCACAGGCGTTGCCTTTACCAGGGACCCGGCCACAGGGGACAATAAATTTTATGGAGAGTGGCTGGTTAATGCTCAGGGTGAGGATGTGGTCGCAGGCACCAGAACACCCAATCCGTTGAACAACGACACCAAAAACGCTCAGAACAAACACCTGGCTTCCCTGGAAGAATCCATGCCGGAGCTTTACAAGCAGTTGTTCGAAATCAGGAACCTTCTAGAAGCCCATTACAAGGACATGCAGGATATTGAATTCACCATCCAGGAAGGCAGACTCTACATGCTCCAGTGCCGGGTGGGAAAACGTACCGCAACCGCAGCCCTGAACATGGCCATGGACATGCTGGAGGAAGGCACCATTGATGAAAAAACCATGGTATGCCGCCTTGATCCTAAAATTTTGGATGACATGCTTCACCCTATTGTGGATCCGGAAGCAGAGAAAACAGCTGTAAAGATTGCTGAAGGCCTGCCTGCAGGGCCCGGCGGGGCATGGGGACAGATTGTATTCACGGCTGACGATGCGGTGCAATGGGCCAAGTTGGACAAAAAGGTCATTTTAGTCCGTGAAGAGACCAATCCCGAAGACATTGAAGGCATGCGGGCGGCAGTGGCCATCCTTACGGCAAGGGGCGGCATGACCTCTCATGCAGCCCTGGTCGCCAGGGGATGGGGCAAATGTTGTATCGTTGGTGCCGGCGCCCTTAAAATTAATTTTGACACCAAAGAACTTCGCGTGGGAACCCGGGTCTTCCAAGAAGGGGATATCTTCACCCTCAACGGCACCAAAGGTATGGTATACCAGGATCAACTCAAAATGAAGGACGCATCGGAAAACGTCAGATTCAAAAAATTCATGGAGATCGCGGATAAATACCGGGCCATGCAGGTTCGCACAAATGCGGACACCCCGGCAGATGCCATGACAGCCCTTGATTTTGGCGCCCAGGGTATCGGGCTTTTCAGAACAGAGCATATGTTTTACGGAGCCAACTCAGATGAACCGCTTTTCCTTTTGCGCAAAATGATTTTAAGCAAAACCTATGAAGAAAGAGCGGCCGCCCTGGAAGAGTTGTTCTCTTTTGTTAAGGAGGAGATCAAATCCACCCTGGAGGTCATGGACAACTTGCCGGTGACCCTGCGTCTGCTGGACCCGCCCTTGCATGAATTTGTGCCCCAGTCCCGTGAAAATCAGCAGGAAATTGCCGATGCGCTGCACATCGACATCGAAGAGGTGTTCAAACGCAGTGAGCAGCTTTTAGAATCCAATCCCATGATCGGACACCGGGGTGTCCGATTAGGTATAACCTATCCTGAAATCTCCCAGATGCAGGTGAAGGCCATATTTGAGGCCAGTGCAGAACTGATCAAAGCGGGCAAAAATCCCATGCCTGAAATTATGGTCCCTGTAACCTGCAATGAAAAAGAGCTGGCTTTTGTCCAGGAGATTGTATCAAAGTGCTACAATGAAGCGCTTGAGACCTACGAGATAGACACGATTCCTTATCTGTACGGCACCATGATTGAAATTCCAAGGGCGGCATTGATTGCAGATAAAATGGCGGAATATGCCCAATTTTTCTCTTTTGGCACCAATGATCTGACCCAGATGACCTTTGGATTTTCAAGGGACGATATCGGTTCTTTTATGAACGATTATATTGATAATGCCATCCTCAGTTCAGATCCCTTTGAGACCCTGGACCAGGAAGCGGTGGGCGGTTTGGTTACAACGGCGGTGGAACTTGGACGCAGGACCCGTCCTGATATCAAACTGGGTATCTGCGGAGAACATGGCGGAGACCCGGAATCGGTCATATTCTGCCATAAAGCAGGCCTAAGCTATGTATCGTGCTCGCCCTACCGGATACCCATTGCCCGGTTGGCGGCTGCCCAGGCGGCCATTATGTATCCTGACTGCAGATAA
- a CDS encoding ATP-binding cassette domain-containing protein, with the protein MLNIESITKGFADQVLLDNTGMQINSGERVGLVGRNGHGKTTLLNIIAGMDHPDEGRVIIPIGYRIGVLSQHIEFSKSTVLEEAMLGLPDHEHDHFWKAEKILSGLGFSETDMQKDPLQFSGGYQVRLNLAKVLVSEPDLLILDEPTNYLDITSIRWITGFLISWPREMLLVTHDRGFMDNVVTHVVGIHRRKMKKIQGDTAKYYLQVAQDEEIYEKTRVNEEKRKKEIELFISRFRAKARLANMVQSRIKTLAKLELKDKLAELKNLDFTFNYLPFTGKQVLTCEDLSFGYKQETSLIKNFSLTVYPGDRLAVIGKNGKGKTTLLKLISQNIDPDAGWVKPNPGVETGYFEQTNIQTLNAQFTVEEEILHAYPETDRQAARNICGAMMFEQDAALKKISVLSGGEKARVMLGKLLIRPLNLLLLDEPSNHLDIESSDAFVEALNAFEGAVVLVTHNEMFLHALANRLVIFTSSGIEIFEGTYQEFLEKQGWEDEELIPVKRKKNTQLPKKELRKRKSEIVAERSRQLTPINKKINKLEKEIEVKENKMARVNQELLDASQDQDGLKIASLSKEHAKLESDIETLFDTFADISDRADKIKEKFDRELSGLENGD; encoded by the coding sequence ATGCTGAATATAGAATCCATAACCAAAGGATTCGCAGACCAGGTGCTGCTTGATAATACCGGCATGCAGATCAATTCCGGTGAGCGGGTAGGGCTGGTGGGAAGAAACGGTCATGGAAAAACCACGCTTTTAAATATCATCGCAGGTATGGACCATCCCGATGAAGGGCGGGTTATCATACCTATCGGATATCGGATCGGTGTGCTTTCCCAGCATATAGAATTCAGCAAATCCACTGTGCTTGAAGAGGCCATGCTTGGCCTGCCGGATCATGAACATGATCATTTCTGGAAAGCGGAAAAAATTCTGTCAGGTCTTGGGTTTTCAGAAACAGACATGCAAAAGGATCCCCTACAGTTTTCAGGTGGCTACCAGGTGCGCCTAAACCTTGCCAAGGTACTGGTGTCTGAACCGGATCTGTTGATTCTTGATGAGCCCACCAACTATCTGGACATTACATCCATCCGCTGGATCACAGGATTTCTTATCTCCTGGCCAAGAGAGATGCTTTTGGTTACCCATGACCGGGGATTCATGGATAATGTGGTAACCCATGTTGTGGGGATTCATCGCCGGAAAATGAAAAAGATACAGGGAGATACTGCCAAATATTATCTTCAGGTGGCCCAGGACGAAGAGATATATGAAAAAACCCGGGTCAATGAAGAAAAGCGTAAAAAAGAGATTGAACTGTTTATTTCACGGTTCCGGGCCAAGGCAAGGCTGGCCAATATGGTGCAGTCCAGGATCAAGACCCTGGCAAAGCTTGAATTAAAAGACAAACTGGCAGAACTTAAAAATCTGGATTTTACCTTTAATTACCTGCCGTTTACCGGAAAACAAGTGCTGACTTGCGAAGATTTAAGTTTCGGTTACAAACAAGAGACCTCCTTAATTAAAAATTTTTCTTTGACCGTATACCCGGGGGACCGTTTGGCCGTCATCGGCAAAAACGGCAAAGGCAAAACCACCTTACTCAAATTGATCAGTCAAAATATTGATCCGGATGCAGGGTGGGTAAAGCCAAATCCGGGTGTGGAAACCGGATATTTTGAGCAGACAAATATCCAGACTTTAAATGCGCAATTTACTGTGGAAGAAGAGATTTTGCATGCCTACCCTGAAACAGACCGCCAGGCCGCCAGAAACATCTGCGGTGCCATGATGTTTGAACAGGATGCGGCCTTAAAGAAAATCAGTGTGCTGTCCGGTGGTGAAAAAGCAAGAGTCATGCTGGGTAAACTTTTGATCCGGCCTTTAAACCTTCTGCTGTTGGATGAGCCGTCAAACCATCTTGACATTGAATCAAGCGATGCCTTTGTCGAGGCCTTAAATGCGTTTGAGGGTGCTGTTGTGCTTGTTACCCATAATGAGATGTTCCTGCATGCCCTGGCGAATCGTCTGGTGATATTTACCTCAAGCGGCATTGAGATATTTGAAGGTACCTACCAGGAATTCCTTGAAAAACAGGGATGGGAGGATGAGGAGTTAATCCCTGTAAAACGCAAAAAAAATACACAGCTGCCCAAAAAAGAACTGCGCAAGAGAAAATCGGAAATTGTGGCCGAAAGGTCAAGGCAGTTGACGCCGATAAATAAGAAGATAAATAAACTTGAAAAAGAGATAGAGGTAAAGGAAAACAAGATGGCCAGGGTGAATCAAGAATTGCTTGATGCATCCCAGGACCAGGACGGATTAAAAATTGCCTCTTTATCTAAGGAACATGCTAAATTGGAATCCGACATTGAAACCCTGTTTGATACCTTTGCGGACATTTCTGACAGGGCAGACAAGATAAAAGAAAAATTTGACCGGGAATTATCCGGCCTTGAAAATGGGGATTAA
- a CDS encoding response regulator: MARFCILMLVLITAAMPCLARDFMVEFVEENYMENQEEYAKSPMIYHSFQVRSHAGLKMLVLTGEHPEYRRWLRQYVAQDKGFIVKVPDDENDLFIRSKVYKTDVTNVHPFNPTVWSMKDSRIFDTKDVSDTQAWIVAGPGHILVLDRNNKRSELIETVVKRMGYVGMISGDPDVALGVFKNQPEKFKMVIVNYDMPGMGAEGFVDKLLKIDHRIPILVETGYNNEKRMQRYLSKYSGAGTVTVTPVALNRLQQSIKNLINPEKGTEAKPVNG, translated from the coding sequence ATGGCACGATTTTGTATATTGATGCTTGTTCTGATTACGGCAGCAATGCCCTGCTTGGCCAGGGATTTCATGGTGGAATTTGTAGAAGAAAATTACATGGAGAATCAGGAGGAGTATGCCAAATCCCCTATGATTTACCATTCTTTTCAGGTGCGTTCCCATGCGGGCCTAAAAATGCTGGTGCTCACCGGGGAACATCCTGAATATCGCCGATGGCTGCGACAGTACGTTGCCCAGGATAAAGGGTTTATCGTCAAGGTTCCTGATGATGAGAACGATTTGTTTATTCGTTCAAAGGTCTATAAAACCGATGTGACCAATGTCCATCCCTTTAACCCGACCGTGTGGTCAATGAAAGACAGCCGCATTTTTGACACTAAAGATGTGTCGGATACCCAGGCCTGGATTGTAGCAGGCCCGGGACACATCCTTGTGTTGGATCGAAACAATAAACGAAGCGAACTTATCGAGACAGTGGTCAAGCGTATGGGGTATGTCGGCATGATCTCCGGCGATCCTGACGTGGCTTTGGGCGTATTCAAAAATCAGCCTGAAAAATTTAAAATGGTCATTGTGAATTACGATATGCCTGGAATGGGCGCTGAAGGATTTGTCGATAAACTGCTCAAGATTGATCATAGAATCCCTATACTTGTGGAAACCGGTTATAATAACGAAAAGCGTATGCAACGATATCTGTCAAAATATTCAGGGGCAGGAACGGTTACGGTTACACCTGTGGCATTAAATCGGCTTCAGCAGAGTATAAAAAACTTGATCAATCCCGAAAAAGGAACTGAGGCAAAGCCTGTAAATGGATAA